One Molothrus ater isolate BHLD 08-10-18 breed brown headed cowbird chromosome 4, BPBGC_Mater_1.1, whole genome shotgun sequence genomic window carries:
- the RWDD4 gene encoding RWD domain-containing protein 4: MAANEDQEMELEALRSIYEGDVCFRELSPVSFQYRIGESGDPKAFLIEVSWPETYPQTAPVISMDAFFNNTISSAIKQSILDKLMVEVEANLGTAMTYTLFEYAKDNKEVFMENQPVNTVTSVSNSISIGTPEVPPSKKKEKKEQLSKTQKRKLADKTDNKGELPRGWNWVDVIKHVSIFKFSFFTVKKICKKE, translated from the exons ATGGCGGCCAACGAGGACCAGGAG atGGAGCTGGAAGCGCTGCGCTCCATCTACGAGGGAGACGTGTGCTTCAGGGAGCTCAGCCCCGTGTCCTTCCAGTACAGG ataGGTGAAAGTGGAGATCCCAAAGCCTTTCTAATAGAAGTTTCTTGGCCAGAAACATATCCACAAACAGCACCAGTCATATCGATGGATGCTTTCTTCAACAACacaat ATCTTCAGCCATTAAGCAAAGCATATTGGATAAGTTAATGGTAGAAGTTGAAGCAAATCTCGGAACTGCAATGACATACACACTTTTTGAATATGCCAAAGACAACAAGGAGGTGTTCATGGAAAATCAACCTGTTAACACTGTG ACTTCAGTAAGCAATAGTATTTCAATTGGAACTCCTGAAGTGCCACCaagtaagaaaaaagagaaaaaggagcagTTGTCCAAAACCCAGAAACGAAAACTAGCTGATAAAACAG ACAACAAAGGAGAGCTTCCACGAGGATGGAACTGGGTTGATGTAATTAAG CATGTAAGTATTTTCaagttctctttttttactgttaaaaaGATTTGTAAGAAAGAGTAA